A single Actinomadura algeriensis DNA region contains:
- the lysX gene encoding bifunctional lysylphosphatidylglycerol synthetase/lysine--tRNA ligase LysX, which translates to MAWPATEWRRLVQAAPTIFFWYTRLSGILSLLAWISYGLILELADIWALRWIGYLGWFPSAPIGLVWILLSMGVRRRKKAAWRILLLVLCLLAALHVTAFLAELFDPGHLDIPPGVAVAAVLYLAAIGLLVGARGEFTTLPDRANRRLAALVFATLLVMTCGIGTCLVTATDRDEGGGFWTHPVYAVSQTVLGPRVTGGPINISVPFWVDVILWVLGTGLMLATFWAMFKPGRRDPVLSPQEELSARALLAEYGDQDSLGYFALRRDKDVIVAPNGKAAIAYRVEGSVSLASGDPLGDPESWDQAIEAWLEECRAHAWIPGAVSVGERAAHIYRRHGFDALELGDEAIIDLADFSLDGREMRQVRQAVRRVERAGYTIRIRRHAQIPSWEMARLARRADDWRGEDTERGFSMALGRLGDPTDGRCVMVEAFDADGKLRGMLSFVPWGRTGLSLDLMRRDRAAENGLNEFMVAKLAEMAALVGAQQLSLNFAMLRSAFERGSQIGAGPVARAYYRLLSLASRFWQLESLYLSNAKYMPHWRPRFICYTQSRDLIRLGLAYARAEGFLPSLNRPKLDRAAAMVPTLDLVESVRKIEEEAEAARAPQRRLSEQERVRHAKLDQIREAGMDPYALGFDRTDVVADVRARFPDLPPDDRTGEEVAIAGRVVLSREHGKLIFVTLRDETGDLQVMLTEDALGTGSLQHWKTLIDLGDQVGVRGEVVASRRGELSVLAAEWKLTSKCLRPLPNKRSGLSDPEARVRQRYVDYIVNDDARRMLRIRGDAIAAVRDGLRDRGYLEVETPMLQPVHGGATARPFTTRINAYNMQLYLRIAPELYLKRLLVGGVGRVYELNRNFRNEGVSNRHNPEFTMLEAYEPYGDYDTMAELTRSLVVDAARAALGTTVVVRDGTEYDLAEPWREITVYGSVSAALGEEITPDTPQPTVRGYAERHGLNLDPEWGQGRLVQELFEALVEERLDAPTFVRDYPAETSPLTRPHRDDPRLAEKWDLIAFGIELGTAYSELIDPILQRRRLTEQSLQAAGGDPEAMELDEDFLRALEYAMPPAGGMGMGIDRLLITLTGRTIRETIPFPLVRPGS; encoded by the coding sequence GTGGCCTGGCCGGCCACCGAGTGGCGCCGCCTCGTCCAGGCCGCGCCGACGATCTTCTTCTGGTACACCCGACTCTCCGGGATCCTGTCACTGCTCGCCTGGATCTCCTATGGTCTCATCCTCGAGCTGGCCGACATCTGGGCCTTGCGCTGGATCGGCTATCTCGGATGGTTCCCGAGCGCGCCCATCGGCCTCGTCTGGATCCTCCTGTCGATGGGCGTCCGGCGGCGCAAGAAGGCCGCATGGCGGATCCTCCTGCTGGTGCTGTGCCTTCTCGCGGCCCTGCACGTCACCGCCTTCCTGGCGGAGCTGTTCGATCCGGGCCACCTGGACATCCCGCCGGGCGTGGCCGTCGCGGCCGTCCTGTATCTCGCGGCGATCGGGCTGCTGGTGGGGGCGCGCGGCGAGTTCACGACCCTGCCGGACCGTGCCAATCGCCGGCTCGCGGCGCTCGTCTTCGCCACCCTCCTCGTCATGACCTGCGGGATCGGCACCTGCCTGGTCACCGCGACCGACCGCGACGAGGGCGGCGGTTTCTGGACGCATCCCGTCTACGCCGTCTCGCAGACCGTACTCGGCCCCAGGGTCACCGGGGGGCCGATCAACATTTCGGTCCCGTTCTGGGTGGACGTGATTCTGTGGGTGCTCGGCACAGGGCTCATGCTCGCGACGTTCTGGGCGATGTTCAAGCCGGGACGCCGCGACCCCGTCCTCAGCCCGCAGGAAGAGCTGTCGGCGCGCGCGCTGCTCGCCGAGTACGGCGACCAGGATTCCCTGGGCTACTTCGCGTTGCGCCGCGACAAGGACGTCATCGTCGCCCCGAACGGTAAGGCCGCCATCGCCTACCGGGTGGAGGGTTCGGTCTCGCTCGCCAGCGGCGACCCGCTCGGCGACCCCGAGTCGTGGGACCAGGCGATCGAGGCGTGGCTGGAGGAGTGCCGCGCGCACGCGTGGATCCCCGGCGCGGTCAGCGTCGGCGAGCGCGCCGCGCACATCTACCGGCGGCACGGCTTCGACGCCCTCGAACTGGGCGACGAGGCGATCATCGACCTCGCCGACTTCAGCCTGGACGGACGCGAGATGCGGCAGGTCCGGCAGGCCGTGCGGCGGGTCGAGCGCGCCGGGTACACGATCCGGATCCGGCGGCACGCGCAGATCCCGTCCTGGGAGATGGCCCGGCTCGCCCGCCGCGCCGACGACTGGCGCGGCGAGGACACCGAGCGCGGGTTCTCGATGGCGCTCGGCCGGCTCGGCGACCCCACCGACGGACGCTGCGTGATGGTGGAGGCGTTCGACGCGGACGGGAAGCTGCGCGGCATGCTCAGCTTCGTCCCGTGGGGCCGCACCGGGCTGTCGCTCGACCTGATGCGCCGCGACCGGGCCGCCGAGAACGGCCTCAACGAGTTCATGGTCGCCAAGCTGGCGGAGATGGCCGCGCTGGTCGGCGCGCAGCAACTCTCGCTGAACTTCGCGATGCTGCGGTCGGCGTTCGAGCGCGGCTCGCAGATCGGCGCGGGCCCGGTCGCACGGGCGTACTACCGGCTGCTCTCCCTCGCGTCCCGGTTCTGGCAGCTCGAATCGCTGTACCTGTCGAACGCGAAGTACATGCCGCACTGGCGTCCCCGGTTCATCTGCTACACGCAGAGCCGCGACCTGATCCGGCTCGGACTGGCGTACGCGCGCGCCGAGGGCTTCCTGCCGAGCCTGAACCGGCCGAAGCTCGACCGCGCCGCCGCGATGGTCCCGACGCTCGATCTCGTCGAGAGCGTCCGCAAGATCGAAGAGGAGGCCGAGGCCGCGCGCGCGCCGCAGCGTCGCCTGTCGGAGCAGGAACGGGTCCGGCACGCCAAGCTCGACCAGATCCGCGAGGCGGGCATGGACCCGTACGCGCTGGGCTTCGACCGTACCGACGTCGTCGCCGACGTCCGCGCCCGCTTCCCCGACCTCCCGCCGGACGACCGGACCGGTGAGGAGGTCGCGATCGCCGGGCGTGTCGTGCTGTCCCGCGAGCACGGGAAGCTGATCTTCGTAACACTGCGGGACGAAACGGGCGACCTGCAGGTCATGCTGACCGAGGACGCCCTCGGCACCGGCTCCCTCCAGCACTGGAAGACGCTCATCGACCTCGGCGACCAGGTCGGGGTGCGCGGCGAGGTCGTCGCGTCCCGGCGCGGCGAACTGTCGGTGCTGGCCGCCGAATGGAAACTGACCTCCAAATGCCTGCGCCCGCTGCCGAACAAACGCTCCGGCCTCTCCGACCCGGAGGCGCGCGTCCGGCAGCGCTACGTCGACTACATCGTCAACGACGATGCCCGCCGGATGCTGCGCATCCGCGGCGACGCGATCGCCGCCGTCCGCGACGGGCTCCGCGACCGCGGCTACCTCGAGGTCGAGACGCCGATGCTCCAGCCCGTCCACGGCGGCGCCACCGCCCGTCCGTTCACCACCCGCATCAACGCCTACAACATGCAGCTCTACCTGCGGATCGCACCCGAGCTGTACCTCAAGCGCCTCCTCGTCGGCGGCGTCGGCCGCGTCTACGAACTGAACCGCAACTTCCGCAACGAGGGCGTGTCGAACCGGCACAACCCCGAGTTCACGATGCTGGAGGCGTACGAGCCCTACGGCGACTACGACACGATGGCCGAGCTGACCCGCTCCCTCGTCGTGGACGCCGCCCGCGCCGCCCTCGGCACCACCGTCGTCGTCCGCGACGGCACCGAGTACGACCTCGCCGAACCGTGGCGCGAGATCACCGTCTACGGTTCCGTCTCCGCCGCGCTCGGCGAGGAGATCACCCCCGACACCCCGCAGCCGACCGTCCGCGGATACGCCGAACGGCACGGACTGAACCTCGACCCCGAATGGGGGCAGGGACGGCTCGTCCAGGAACTGTTCGAGGCGCTCGTCGAGGAACGCCTGGACGCGCCCACGTTCGTCCGCGACTACCCGGCGGAGACGTCGCCGCTCACCCGCCCGCACCGCGACGACCCGCGGCTCGCGGAGAAGTGGGACCTCATCGCGTTCGGCATCGAACTCGGCACCGCCTACTCCGAACTGATCGACCCCATCCTGCAGCGCCGCCGCCTCACCGAGCAGTCGCTGCAGGCCGCGGGCGGCGACCCCGAGGCGATGGAACTGGACGAGGACTTCCTGCGCGCCCTCGAATACGCGATGCCCCCGGCGGGCGGCATGGGCATGGGCATCGACCGGCTGCTGATCACCCTCACCGGGCGGACGATCCGCGAGACGATCCCGTTCCCGCTCGTCCGTCCGGGCTCCTGA
- a CDS encoding GNAT family N-acetyltransferase, with protein sequence MEDRLALRPVEEEDLPILEAVTQDPDTVGEHAWFGYFEPGRYRRGWEENRLIGPDGGSLLVVRGTDRLGFVSWRRKTTSPTSYCWNMGIALLPQARGKGYGTEAQRLLARYLFAHTPVHRIDAETETENVAEQKALERAGFTREGVLRGCVFREGAWRDAVTYSLLRTDPPV encoded by the coding sequence ATGGAAGATCGATTGGCGCTGCGGCCCGTGGAAGAGGAGGACCTGCCGATCCTGGAGGCCGTCACCCAGGACCCGGACACGGTCGGCGAGCACGCCTGGTTCGGCTACTTCGAACCGGGACGGTACCGGCGCGGCTGGGAGGAGAACCGGCTGATCGGCCCGGACGGCGGCAGCCTGCTGGTGGTCCGCGGCACGGACCGGCTCGGGTTCGTGTCGTGGCGCCGCAAGACGACCTCGCCGACGTCGTACTGCTGGAACATGGGGATCGCGCTGCTTCCGCAGGCACGCGGCAAGGGCTACGGCACCGAGGCGCAGCGGCTGCTCGCGCGGTACCTGTTCGCGCACACCCCGGTCCACCGGATCGACGCCGAGACCGAGACCGAGAACGTCGCCGAGCAGAAGGCGCTCGAGAGAGCAGGCTTCACCCGCGAGGGCGTCCTGCGCGGCTGCGTCTTCCGCGAGGGCGCCTGGCGCGACGCCGTCACCTACAGCCTGCTCCGCACCGACCCGCCGGTGTGA
- a CDS encoding PspC domain-containing protein — MNGLYRPRNQRMIAGVCSGLGRRFGMSPFTVRLLFVLSCLLPGPQFVAYVVLWIMMPNEDRHLARTH; from the coding sequence ATGAACGGCCTTTACCGTCCGCGAAACCAACGCATGATCGCCGGCGTCTGCTCCGGGCTCGGGCGCAGGTTCGGCATGTCGCCCTTCACGGTGCGGCTGCTGTTCGTGCTGTCCTGCCTGCTGCCCGGCCCGCAGTTCGTCGCCTACGTCGTGCTGTGGATCATGATGCCGAACGAGGACCGCCACCTGGCGCGCACCCACTGA
- a CDS encoding HAD family hydrolase, which yields MTEHPPTPRTVQAVFFDIGETLIDEGEIYGRWADWLGVPRHTFLTKLGALLATGKTHMDLFEYFRPGFDLEAEEKARRAAGVPNGFGPDDLYPDARACLSGLREQGLFVGIAGNQPVEAAEQMEALGLDADVIGISDVWGVQKPSHEFFERCAQLADVLPEHVLYVGDRIDNDVRPAIAFGMRSAFLRRGPWGHIQEDDGILRECQFVLDDLAGLPGLVYDLNAP from the coding sequence GTGACCGAGCACCCCCCGACCCCCCGCACCGTCCAGGCCGTCTTTTTCGACATCGGCGAAACACTGATCGACGAGGGGGAAATCTACGGTCGCTGGGCCGACTGGCTCGGCGTGCCGAGGCACACGTTCCTCACCAAACTCGGCGCGCTGCTCGCCACCGGCAAGACCCACATGGACCTGTTCGAGTACTTCCGGCCGGGTTTCGACCTGGAGGCGGAGGAGAAGGCGCGCCGCGCGGCCGGGGTGCCCAACGGCTTCGGCCCGGACGACCTGTACCCGGACGCGCGCGCGTGTCTGTCGGGCCTGCGCGAGCAAGGGCTGTTCGTGGGCATCGCCGGGAACCAGCCGGTCGAGGCCGCCGAGCAGATGGAGGCGCTAGGACTGGACGCCGACGTCATCGGCATCTCGGACGTGTGGGGCGTGCAGAAGCCGTCGCACGAGTTCTTCGAACGCTGCGCGCAGCTCGCGGACGTCCTGCCCGAGCACGTCCTGTACGTGGGCGACCGCATCGACAACGACGTCCGTCCCGCCATCGCCTTCGGGATGCGCTCGGCGTTCCTCAGGCGCGGCCCGTGGGGGCACATCCAGGAGGATGACGGCATCTTGCGCGAATGCCAGTTCGTGCTGGACGACCTCGCCGGACTCCCGGGACTCGTGTACGACCTGAACGCCCCTTAA
- a CDS encoding MBL fold metallo-hydrolase has protein sequence MRLTKLGHACVQISKDDRTIVIDPGAFSTGAEDALAGADAVLITHEHFDHFDADALRKAMAARPSLEVWTSRVVAENLADLGGRVHQVGHEDAVTIAGFDVHVYGEDHEILHPDVPPIPNTGFLIDGEIFHPGDALTVPGEPVRTLCLPGNAPWLKAPEMFTYVREVRPERAYAIHDGLLNDIGLTVMNNNATKALEELGKTYTRLVPGESVELGDA, from the coding sequence ATGCGCCTCACGAAGCTCGGGCACGCATGTGTCCAGATCAGCAAGGACGACCGCACGATCGTCATCGACCCGGGAGCGTTCAGCACCGGTGCGGAGGACGCCCTCGCGGGCGCCGACGCGGTCCTCATCACGCACGAGCACTTCGACCACTTCGACGCCGACGCGCTGCGCAAGGCGATGGCCGCGCGCCCGTCCCTGGAGGTGTGGACGTCCCGCGTCGTCGCCGAAAACCTCGCCGACCTGGGCGGACGCGTGCACCAGGTGGGCCACGAGGACGCGGTGACGATCGCCGGGTTCGACGTCCACGTGTACGGCGAGGACCACGAGATCCTGCACCCGGACGTCCCGCCGATCCCGAACACCGGGTTCCTGATCGACGGGGAGATCTTCCACCCGGGCGACGCGCTGACCGTGCCGGGCGAGCCCGTCCGGACGCTGTGCCTGCCGGGGAACGCGCCGTGGCTGAAGGCGCCCGAAATGTTCACCTACGTGCGCGAGGTGCGCCCCGAGCGCGCGTACGCCATCCATGACGGTCTGCTGAACGACATCGGTCTCACGGTCATGAACAACAACGCGACCAAGGCCCTTGAGGAACTCGGCAAGACCTACACCCGGCTCGTCCCAGGGGAATCCGTGGAGTTGGGCGACGCGTGA
- a CDS encoding phosphotransferase family protein → MPVPTQRDPEATRRTLSQWLHRHLPGVRVPHLETPETSGFSSETLMFDAETPDGARHPCVARVAPVHYQVFPEPRFEEQHRLMRVLAERTDLPVPAVHWSEPSPDVLGAPFFVMARADGRVPTDMPPYHMDGWVTEVEPDERAAMWWSTLDILARLHRLDVRDLDLGFLDQPAWGATGIDQRLNYYEHYLHWAYPGPQDIALRALDWLRANRPDEPDPPVPLWGDARIGNVVFDHGVPVAALDWENAVLGAPEEDLAWFMFIDRHHCDGIGVPRLPGFPSYADTVARYEELLGRPVRDLAYYEILSGFKFSVIMARIGQAMIDFGWIDETSEFPHDNNCTRLLARILEETT, encoded by the coding sequence ATGCCCGTTCCCACCCAGCGCGACCCCGAGGCCACCCGGCGGACACTGTCGCAGTGGCTGCACCGGCACCTGCCCGGCGTCCGCGTACCCCACCTCGAAACACCCGAGACCAGCGGCTTCTCCAGCGAGACGCTGATGTTCGACGCCGAGACCCCGGACGGCGCCCGGCACCCCTGCGTCGCCCGCGTCGCGCCCGTCCACTACCAGGTCTTCCCCGAACCCCGCTTCGAGGAGCAGCACCGGCTGATGCGCGTTCTCGCCGAACGCACGGACCTGCCCGTCCCGGCCGTCCACTGGTCGGAACCGTCCCCCGACGTCCTCGGCGCCCCGTTCTTCGTCATGGCCCGCGCCGACGGCCGCGTCCCCACCGACATGCCCCCGTACCACATGGACGGCTGGGTCACCGAGGTCGAACCGGACGAACGCGCCGCGATGTGGTGGTCGACCCTCGACATCCTCGCCCGCCTGCACCGGCTGGACGTCCGCGACCTCGACCTCGGCTTCCTCGACCAGCCCGCGTGGGGCGCCACCGGCATCGACCAGCGCCTCAACTACTACGAGCACTACCTGCACTGGGCCTACCCAGGCCCGCAGGACATCGCGCTCAGGGCCCTCGACTGGCTCCGCGCCAACCGCCCCGACGAACCCGACCCGCCCGTCCCGCTGTGGGGCGACGCCCGTATCGGCAACGTCGTCTTCGACCATGGCGTCCCCGTCGCCGCTTTGGACTGGGAGAACGCCGTCCTCGGCGCCCCCGAGGAAGACCTCGCCTGGTTCATGTTCATCGACCGGCACCACTGCGACGGCATCGGCGTCCCGCGCCTGCCCGGCTTCCCGTCGTACGCCGACACCGTCGCCCGCTACGAGGAACTCCTCGGCCGTCCGGTGCGCGACCTCGCCTACTACGAGATCCTGTCCGGCTTCAAATTCTCGGTGATCATGGCCCGGATCGGGCAGGCGATGATCGACTTCGGCTGGATCGACGAGACCAGCGAGTTCCCCCACGACAACAACTGCACCCGGCTGCTCGCCCGCATCCTGGAGGAGACCACGTGA
- a CDS encoding Fe-S cluster assembly protein HesB, whose translation MLTLTSGAVQVIRNVTANPELPPDTGIRIESGIDGSDALRLSVAEAPEEGDQVVEEEGAKVYLEPVAAQLLDDKTLDAQVDPQGDVAFTIAEGTAT comes from the coding sequence GTGCTCACGCTGACGAGCGGCGCGGTGCAGGTCATCCGCAACGTGACCGCCAACCCCGAGCTGCCGCCCGACACCGGGATCCGGATCGAGTCCGGCATCGACGGTTCGGACGCGCTGCGGCTGTCGGTCGCGGAGGCGCCGGAGGAGGGCGACCAGGTCGTCGAGGAGGAGGGCGCGAAGGTGTACCTCGAGCCGGTGGCGGCGCAGCTGCTGGACGACAAGACGCTCGACGCCCAGGTGGACCCGCAGGGCGACGTGGCGTTCACCATCGCGGAGGGGACCGCGACCTGA
- a CDS encoding isocitrate lyase/PEP mutase family protein — translation MNHGDELRREILADGVTPLIGVFDMFSASVAAQHYDGLFVSGFGFAASHYGLPDIGFIAWPDMVAFVQRLRRAFPRPHLLVDIDDGYVDTEVACHVVEQLELIGASGVILEDQTRPRRCGHVDGKLLLPLDEYLAKLARVLDTRRHLTVVARTDAVGEKEILLRARALAETDADVVLVDGVRGVDDVRRIRDVIGDKPLLFNQIAGGRSPRLSLPELAALGVNVAIYSTPCLFAAQAAMDEALLRLRRDDGRLPEPTPASVGVTESLALLEQNLTRRPPKARQPVAPIER, via the coding sequence GTGAACCACGGGGACGAGTTGCGCCGGGAGATCCTCGCGGACGGGGTGACCCCGCTCATCGGGGTGTTCGACATGTTCTCCGCCTCGGTCGCCGCGCAGCACTACGACGGCCTGTTCGTCTCCGGCTTCGGGTTCGCCGCGTCCCACTACGGCCTGCCCGACATCGGCTTCATCGCCTGGCCGGACATGGTGGCGTTCGTCCAGCGGCTGCGGCGCGCGTTCCCGCGCCCGCACCTCCTGGTGGACATCGACGACGGCTACGTCGACACCGAGGTCGCCTGCCATGTCGTCGAGCAGCTCGAGCTGATCGGCGCGTCCGGCGTGATCCTGGAGGACCAGACCCGCCCGCGCCGCTGCGGTCACGTCGACGGCAAACTGCTCCTGCCGCTGGACGAGTATCTGGCCAAGCTCGCCAGAGTGCTCGACACCCGGCGCCACCTGACGGTGGTGGCCCGCACCGACGCCGTCGGCGAGAAGGAGATCCTGCTGCGCGCGCGGGCGCTGGCCGAGACCGACGCCGACGTCGTCCTGGTCGACGGCGTTCGCGGCGTCGACGACGTCCGGCGGATCCGCGACGTCATCGGCGACAAGCCGCTGCTTTTCAACCAGATCGCGGGCGGCAGGTCACCGCGCCTGTCGCTGCCGGAACTGGCCGCGCTCGGCGTGAACGTGGCCATCTACAGCACCCCTTGCCTGTTCGCCGCGCAAGCCGCGATGGACGAGGCGCTGTTGCGGCTCCGCCGGGACGACGGCCGCCTGCCCGAGCCGACCCCCGCGAGCGTCGGCGTCACGGAATCCCTCGCGCTGCTGGAACAGAACCTCACCCGAAGACCGCCGAAGGCGCGGCAGCCCGTGGCCCCCATTGAGAGGTAG
- a CDS encoding helix-turn-helix transcriptional regulator produces the protein METSSEQKKTWTFLTNHARVLILIARSPSIRMRDAAQEIGITERAAQLIISDLEEAGYLTRTRVGRRNTYTVDPDRPFRHPSEADHDIRDLLALFADRISEGVH, from the coding sequence ATGGAGACCTCATCGGAGCAGAAGAAGACTTGGACCTTCCTCACCAACCACGCCCGGGTGCTCATCCTGATCGCCCGCTCGCCCAGCATCCGGATGCGCGACGCGGCCCAGGAGATCGGCATCACCGAACGGGCCGCTCAGCTGATCATCAGCGATCTCGAAGAGGCCGGCTACCTCACCCGCACCCGGGTGGGCCGCCGCAACACCTACACGGTGGACCCCGATCGGCCCTTCCGCCACCCCAGTGAGGCCGACCACGACATCCGCGACCTGCTCGCCCTCTTCGCCGACCGGATCTCCGAAGGCGTCCACTGA
- a CDS encoding STAS domain-containing protein, with translation MLVKPSAPQPFSPAAKPPAAGTPADAPIGERAGRDLAIHASRQGSLEVLRMDGVLHAETAVTAEAQILSTIVLNPKPLHLVLDLTGLTGLDAAGINLLAKARFAVRAARGTLHLVAPADSPAHLALRTGVPGDAHAPVETVADIRLPDDPPARAVPS, from the coding sequence GTGCTCGTCAAGCCGTCCGCTCCCCAGCCCTTCTCGCCCGCCGCGAAGCCCCCCGCGGCGGGCACGCCGGCCGATGCCCCGATCGGCGAACGCGCCGGCCGCGACCTGGCGATACACGCCTCCAGGCAGGGTTCGCTGGAGGTCCTGCGGATGGACGGCGTGCTGCACGCGGAGACCGCGGTCACCGCCGAGGCGCAGATCCTGTCGACGATCGTGCTCAACCCGAAGCCGCTGCATCTCGTGCTGGACCTCACCGGGCTGACCGGACTCGACGCCGCCGGGATCAACCTGCTGGCCAAGGCCCGCTTCGCGGTGCGCGCGGCGAGGGGCACCCTGCACCTCGTCGCCCCGGCCGACAGCCCCGCCCACCTCGCCCTCCGGACGGGCGTGCCCGGCGACGCGCACGCCCCGGTGGAGACCGTCGCCGACATCCGGCTCCCGGACGACCCGCCCGCCCGGGCCGTCCCGAGCTAG
- a CDS encoding LLM class F420-dependent oxidoreductase — MSRWGLTIPLSGPLAEQRELIGSLPGLGYTDAWSAETNGTDAFTPLALASQWAPELRLGPAIVPVYTRGPALLAQQAATLADLAPGRFVMGIGTSSDTIVERWNGIPFDEPYKRVRDTVRFLRKALAGEKVKEEYATFTVKGFKLENAPATPPPIVLAALRPGMLRLAAREADGAITNWLAPKDVRTVRSELGDDPELIARLFVCPTEDADEARAIGRWMIAAYMTVPVYRAFHEWLGRGEALQPMNDAWAAGDRKKALEVIPDEVVDDLIVHGSPSECRARIREYVDNGLTTPVLAIVPTKNLPPVEAVKALAPTAG; from the coding sequence ATGTCTCGCTGGGGACTGACCATTCCGCTTTCCGGACCGCTCGCCGAACAGCGCGAACTCATCGGGAGCCTGCCCGGCCTCGGTTACACCGACGCGTGGTCCGCCGAGACGAACGGCACCGACGCGTTCACCCCGCTGGCCCTCGCGTCCCAGTGGGCCCCCGAACTGCGCCTCGGCCCCGCGATCGTCCCGGTCTACACCCGCGGCCCCGCCCTGCTCGCCCAGCAGGCCGCGACGCTCGCCGACCTCGCGCCCGGACGATTCGTCATGGGCATCGGCACGTCCTCCGACACGATCGTCGAACGCTGGAACGGCATCCCGTTCGACGAACCGTACAAGCGCGTCCGCGACACCGTCCGATTCCTCCGCAAGGCCCTCGCGGGCGAGAAGGTCAAGGAGGAGTACGCGACCTTCACCGTCAAGGGCTTCAAGCTCGAGAACGCCCCCGCGACCCCGCCCCCGATCGTCCTCGCGGCCCTGCGCCCCGGAATGCTCCGCCTCGCCGCCCGCGAGGCCGACGGCGCGATCACGAACTGGCTCGCGCCCAAGGACGTCCGGACCGTCCGATCCGAACTCGGCGACGATCCCGAACTGATCGCCCGCCTGTTCGTCTGCCCCACCGAGGACGCCGACGAGGCCCGCGCCATCGGGCGGTGGATGATCGCCGCGTACATGACCGTCCCCGTCTACCGCGCCTTCCACGAATGGCTCGGCCGCGGCGAAGCCCTGCAGCCGATGAACGACGCGTGGGCCGCGGGCGACCGGAAGAAGGCCCTCGAAGTGATCCCGGACGAGGTCGTCGACGATCTGATCGTCCACGGTTCCCCGTCCGAATGCCGCGCCCGGATCCGCGAGTACGTCGACAACGGCCTCACGACGCCCGTTCTCGCGATCGTCCCGACGAAGAACCTGCCGCCCGTGGAAGCGGTGAAGGCCCTGGCCCCCACCGCCGGCTGA
- a CDS encoding SDR family oxidoreductase: MRTGLEGKTALVTGASRGIGKAIATALVAEGANVVLSSRKQEGLDEAAKDILAVHPDARVLAKAAHVGDAEQAAACVDATIAEFGGLDVLVNNAGTNPYFGPMVDIEPSAAAKTVEVNQFSIVSWTNLAWKRAMQENGGSIINIASVGGMVTEHGIGYYNATKAAVIHLSRQFAMELAPKVRVNCIAPGLVKTHLARGLWEGNEEAISRHMPLGRLGVPEDIATAAVFLAGDTASWMTGQTLVVDGGSTIRPSIA, encoded by the coding sequence ATGCGGACTGGACTGGAAGGCAAGACCGCCCTGGTCACCGGGGCGTCCCGGGGCATCGGGAAGGCGATCGCCACCGCGCTGGTGGCCGAGGGCGCCAACGTCGTGCTCTCCTCCCGCAAGCAGGAAGGGCTCGACGAGGCCGCCAAGGACATCCTCGCCGTCCACCCGGACGCCCGCGTCCTCGCCAAGGCCGCCCACGTCGGCGACGCCGAGCAGGCGGCCGCCTGCGTGGACGCCACCATCGCCGAGTTCGGCGGCCTCGACGTCCTGGTCAACAACGCCGGGACCAACCCCTACTTCGGCCCGATGGTCGACATCGAGCCGTCCGCCGCCGCGAAGACCGTCGAGGTCAACCAGTTCTCCATCGTCTCCTGGACGAACCTCGCGTGGAAGCGCGCCATGCAGGAGAACGGCGGCTCGATCATCAACATCGCGTCCGTCGGCGGCATGGTCACCGAGCACGGCATCGGGTACTACAACGCCACCAAGGCCGCCGTCATCCACCTCAGCCGCCAGTTCGCCATGGAGCTCGCGCCCAAGGTCAGGGTCAACTGCATCGCGCCCGGCCTCGTCAAGACGCACCTGGCGCGCGGGCTCTGGGAGGGCAACGAGGAGGCGATCAGCAGGCACATGCCGCTCGGCCGCCTCGGCGTCCCCGAGGACATCGCCACCGCCGCCGTCTTCCTCGCCGGCGACACCGCCTCCTGGATGACCGGCCAGACCCTCGTCGTGGACGGCGGCAGCACCATCCGGCCCTCGATCGCCTAG